The DNA sequence aaagcatgactagagaagagtagagtgattaaccctagacacttgagagattagagtgcatatacactaccagtgagggttcaatgcttgattctatgttccctgctttcatgagctatcttcttacaagtttacttatcttttattgtgtgatttgaattagtagaatctgatttatgtttgtcttgaagaacttatttactttttaaccaagtagacagaaacatcttagcatatagttgcattcataggctgcatctcatgagtcttacttttcccattcattctttatatctccttgagcttagcatgaggacatgctaatgtttaagtgtggggagattgataaaccactattttatggtttatcttgtgctcaattgagtggttttatcaagtctttacacacttattcatacaatttgtatgattttacaattccttcctagttttgttctataattgaaaacttgcttcctaagcctttaaattatatatttttaattccctttataccatttgatgccgtgatctatgtgttaagtgttttcaggctttatagggcaggaatggcttagaggatgtagaggaagcttgcaaaaatggaaggaacacaagaaataaaggagacaaccgcGAGAAGTGATGCACACGTATGGCTCACACatgcgcgtgaattggagtttgcacagcgacacgtacgcgtgactgacgcgtacgcatgacaaggaatTTTGCCAGACGGTGGATACGCGTGacctacgcatacgcgtgacatgcgctacctgcagaaattgcagaaaacgctgggggcgattttgggccgagtttggacccagttttcggcccagaaacacatactaGAGCCAAGGGACTAGCAGAGACTCAACGGACATTCTCATTcacacagtttttagtttttagttttgaatctaaAGAAAAATTAccacttcctctaggttttcttcacattcatagatttttagtttttatgctttttatgcttttgctttggatattgagaagagtcactacctccgttgaagttgctattctagtttgttttgttattcctttactcttttaattgcCCATTAAGCCCTGTTCAGATtagtatgtttatgattttgggatttgttaatacaaagaactatttttacctttaattaatttttagttattatttaatttatcatgtcttctgtTTATTCCCTTTATATTCCTGTGAACgttgtattcatgtcaatggagtagactcccaacttgacttggggattgattaagaggagacccttgagttggaatactcaagtgattagttcaattggaagttgttggctaactctctatttactaacgctaatccttccataaggagagggttaggacttgtgaataagagttagctcaatcacttgactttcctttatttagtaggggttaactaagtgaaaacaacaacctcttgccATTCCActtgggaaaatccaacaaggatagaacttccaattaatctacccccggtcaaggctttttattttgattatataaattctcttgctaattttcattgctttaatttacaatcatttacttttctgttctccaactcttaaaacttctcggaaaactcctgattaataagatagcactcttttgtcaactcgttgggagacgacctgggatatctactcccagtatttttattctaattttgtgacaacccttctaaattgataagcagaattttcgtcggttaagaactgtactcacaACATTATTTCTATATTAAATTCTTAATCAGAAATTTTCCATCACGTCATAAACCCTGATACCGATACCTTTTCCCCAGAGAACCCTACCAAATCTCCAGGAGACGGGTGTTGTGCGTTGTCACTAAAGTGCATCTTTTTTAGGGTTGAGTAGAACAAGATGTCGGCACTACTTCCTGGGTCGAGCAGGACCTTTTTTATTGTTAATTCTCCCATGTGGACTGAGATGACGACTGGATCGTGTAAGTTCAGACAGGGCGTTTTGAAGTTGGCCGTACTGAAGTCGATGCGAGAGGTCGGAACCGATGTTTGTCGTTCTGGACGAGATTCTTCCATCGTCATCATTGCTCGGTAGCTTCTTTTCCTTGCCGAGGTAGTGGTTCTACCGCCAGCGAAGCCTCCTGAAACGTAGTTGATTATCCCTTTGGACAAGGGTGTTTCAACCTTTTTTTGCctactttctctttctacttCTCTTGCTGTGTTTCGTTGATTTCTTGACGAGATATATTTGTCTAAAAGTCCTTGTCTTGCCAATCTTTCCAGTAGATCTTTTGCCACCACACACTCATCTCTTGTGTGGCCGAACTTCTGGTAGAAAGCACAGTGCTTGCTTCTATCCACATACTTTTGATCTTGGTACGATCGTGCTCTGACTGGTGGTCTGATCAGTTTATTGTGCAGAATCTCCTTGATTATGTCCTCTctttttgtgttgaattttgtGTACAAATCAAACTTCGGTGCTAGTTTGAATGGCTTTCTGGGGTCCTTACTTATAGGCCGGTGGGGCCTTTCCTCTTCTCTCTTGGTCGGCCGTTCACTTCCTCGGGCCTCCCTGAGCTCTTCGATTTCAATCTGGCCCTGGGCTTTTTTTCAGAATTCCTCCAGTGTTTTTGGTTTTGCCACCGCTATTGCTTGGAATTTTCCGGGGTGGAGTCCACTTTTTATGGCGTGTAGCTGCACTTTGGGGTTAAGATCGGGGATTTGCATAGCTGCTTCTGTGAACCGCGTCATGTACTCCTTTAAGCTTTCATGTTGTCCCTGCTTGATCGTGCTGAGGTAGTCTGAGTCTCGCACGTAGATTTTAGATGCTGCAAAGTGATTTATAAATAATTTGGCAAACTCTTCAATGCTTGATATTGATCCTGCAGGTAAGTTAGAAAACCATAATAAAGCAGCTCCATCTAAAAAGGTTGGAAAAGATCGACACAAGATGCGATCGGAGTCACTATTGAGAAACATCATTGATTCAAATTTTGTAACATGGATTTTAGGATCTCCGATCCCCTTATACGGCGTTAGGGTCATTGGAAGTGTAAAACTTTTAGGCATTTTAAAGCTCATTATTTCTTTCGAAAAGGGATTAGTCCGTCGTCTTGCTATTTGGGGTTGGTCTCCCCTGTCTTTATGTTCGATTCCGACTGACGCTCCTCATGCTGATCAGTGTTTGCTTTCTTGTTGTTTTTCTGTTCGTCATTGTTCTGTATTGCCGCCAACAGTTCGGCCATTCGCTGGTTTTCCGCAAGTAACACAGCATTTGCAGCTAACAGGTCAACGTTCGTCAGATTGGTTGAAGGGGTTACCGAATGGTCCGTCATGGTTCAGTTCCTGAAAGGAAAGAAAACACAAGGCAAATGTAATATTGTTAGCTCGAAAAACTAAAGAGTGAGGCGGGTGCCCCAcagtgggcgccaaatgttcggGCAAGGATACTCGTCTCCGCGCTATACGTCAGACTCCAGGTGCCACTGGGGAGATGACCTGGTCTATAATGGAAAACACCTTGCTTGAACACGAATCGAGCGGGGTACCTGTAAAaaggactccgacgctcaagtcaatagAGAATATTTCTTAGTGCTCAAGTGTGAGAACAAAATACTTGTGTGTGTCTTTTCCAGATGTCGCCTTGGTGACCTATTCTAATAGATGCCATTTTATAGATTTTTGGGTTGAGTCCGTTTAATGATTTGTTGGAGTGGATCTCGGTTTTAGTCGAGATCCTTGGGTGGTTATCGTTATCGTGATTATCCGTCGTTTATCTGCTTTCACAACGTGGCTGACGTGACCAAGATATAGGGTGTTAGTTATGATTTTGTAGGGTGCACTACGGTTATGGTATAGGATACTTAACGTGTTAGATGAGGTAGAGTTTACTCTAAAATGAAGTGGAATCGCACTATAGAAAAAGTTTCGCTCACACAAATTGGACCgtattttggtgttattttatgGTTATTTTCACTTTCCAAACTTGCTGGCATAAATACAATTCACAAATGGAAGTTCCTTTGCTACTGTGAATTACAAACATCCAATCCTTGTAACGTTAGTTGATCATACTTTTACTTGGCGTTTAAATTAAAAGGTCCGACGTATATTAACAAATGTCCCAAAGAATAAGGTTGCTTAGTAAACTTAGAGTTATAATGTAACAATGCAAAGAACTAATACAAATAGTtttaaataaagaattaaaaaatatacatatcaaGGTAGAAGCGGGAACATGGAACCAGCTTCGCCTCTGACATTAGCTATGTGGAGATAACTGAAGCTACATGACACACTCAGTTTATAAAACAGCGGGTACAAAAAAATAGCTTCATGCAAATTCTTTACGCTTCTGTTTTCGAGCAGGATGCTTCCATCATGACATGACTTTGGAAAAAAGTCGAGTGGCTACAACAGAGTTTTGCGAGGATGCAAATTCATATCCAATTTTTTGTCAGGTGCAGAAGAAGAGGATTAAAGCGAAATAAAGGACAATAACGAAAATATAAATAATGCGTATTAAGGGTTCCGCAGATAATATTACATTTCACTTAGTACTTATTTTACAGTCAATCTTAAACAAAGGCCACGAAGTgaaatacattgcataaaaaagaATATGAAATTTGGTTGTTTACACATATGTATTCAAATAGGAAAAAGTTATTGCCAATACTCATTGATAATTTGATTTCTAATTGTTGGTTCCAATAATGTCCGCATTGAAGATGGCATCTCTGGAAATGAGGTGAATAGCAAAGTCTTGATAGGACAATCTCCCTAGAAGGCGTACCCGTCTGCCCGGTTTAGTCAGTTAAGCATATGAGGTCCTCGTCCATGAAAAATTTAGGAATGTCATGAATTTTTAAATCGGTGAGTGTGAAGAGAGCCTTCCATCTAAAAGAATGGTCTTCACCCTTCCGAATACTAAAAATAGATAAGGCATAGTGATCATGATCACGTGGATAGGATGCAAAATATATACTATTCCCATACTTCATCAAAGTTTGGCATTCCGACCTGAATATTTCTGGTACAGGTAAGATTGAAACTTTGTGAGTTAGCACTATAAATTACAACGAATTCTGCTGTCCTAAGTTGTTCCCCAAAAAGGTTTATCCAGACTATATCCCCATCACTTGCCACGTACTCTGAACTAAGTTTGTGGATCTTTCCTTGGCATTTAACTATTTTGCTCCAATTTTTTTCTCCAaaagaatatataatatatgtaaggATTTCATCTAGGAAAGTATCCTTAAaaccatgaaaaataaaatagtgtCGGCTACCGGGATAAAATGCAAATGCGAATATAGAAACTTGCATTGCGAAAGAAAAATTATTTGGCTGGGAAACAATTCTCTTTGAATCGGACATGTTCCAAACGATGAATCGGACTTGTTCCAAaagaatagcgaccgattttagagACTGAAAAAATTGGTTGCTAATAGCGACTGATTTAGTGACCAATATAAAATTTCTAGGACCAGAAAAAAATTGGTCACTAAATTATATTCAGTGACTGATTTTAGCGACCGATAAGTTTAATATACAACCAGAATAAAGTTggttgctaaatcggtcgctattttttaatttatgaccgaattagcaaccaaaacaaGAGAAGAAATGCCTTTGGGATTTTTTGTCATAAAATCGgtcacatttttttaatttagcgaccgattttgcaaCCAATAGAGAAAGGGTGAAATTTTGTTTGGTCGCTAATTCGGTCGCTAAGACAATGGTCACTAAATCGGTTCCTAATTGTTAAGATAGCAACCAATTTTGGCGACCAACAAAATTGGTCACTAATAGCAACCGAATTAGCGACCGATAAGTTTATTATACAACTAGAATAAagttggtcgctaaatcggtcgctattttttaatttagcgaccaAATTAGAAACCAAAATAAGAGAAGTAATGTCTTTGGGATTTTCGATCACAAAATCGgtcactattttttaatttagcgaccaATTTTGCAACTGATAGAGAAATAGGGTAAAAAATTGTTTGGTTGCTAATTCGATCACTAAAACAATGGTTGCTAAATcgttcactaatttaaataaaataatatagttaCTGAAATACCCTCTCAAACCTTAAATTCACCCACACCATTCTTATCTCCTCCAAACAATTACTAAGTTAACCGCTGGAAGCACAACACCATCTTCTTCGTCGCAGCGCCGTCTTCGTCGTCTTCTGATTACAGTGCCATCTCCTGAGGTCTTGTTGCCGTCATCTTCTGAGATCTCGGCATCATCGCCTTCATCTTTGAGATCTCGGCGGCGTTGGCCTCATCTGAGTTTGCAAATCGTCTCATCACCGTCCAGATCTGACTTTCTCATTGTCATGCCGTTCTTTTCTCACCGTCGCCTCCTCTGGTCGTGCCGCCTCCACTGTTTACTCTTTTGTTGCAGATTGTCGCCTTGCTATCTAGGTCCACCGTTGCTCCTTGTCGCATAGTTCATTTCTCACCGCCACCTCCTCTGGTAACTTCTTCTctggcaacaacaacaacaacaacaatctctCCGATAACTTCTTCTCAAACTAATTTATTTGATATTCTGAAGCCTCAAATACATTCATTGATTTGATTTGCTTATACTCCAAGGTTGCTTTCTGATTTCGAATCACTTCCATTTCTTTCTTTTGTTGAAGATTCAGATTTCAGAGGCAACCACCATCACCACGAAAGTCCCAAGGTACGCACCCACAAGTACTTCGATTTCGATAaacctttgtttttcttttcagttATTAGCTCCtcatttcaattcaattcaattcaattcattccATTTTGAATGTTTTGCAGGCCTCCACCTTGCGCCCTTTGACGTGCATTCGCAACACCCTTGACGCCGCTATGTGCCTCCAGgtatgtttttgctttttcaccttttattttttaattattattgtttcttgTTGTTGTGAAACTAAGAATTGTTGCAGTTTTTGGTTGGTTACAAAACTTCCCTTGTTAAGAAGTTGAAAGGCATAACAAGCCTGAGGTTGAGCTTAAGTATGCTTCTCTTACATCTATATTTCACTTTCACACGCTGGTTCTTATTGCTGATCTTTATATTCGAATGTCAGCTTCAGAAAAACACAATATATATTAACATGTTTTAATCATTGATTAATTATTGTCcacattttttaaaatcataattgtCACTGTCTtgtttattatttcttttatcaAAGTGTATTTTGTAATGGTAGtttcatttttatattaaatggtGAATTGTGGATATCAAAATATGGAGGGGAAACTCACAAGAAGATAGTTGGAATAATAGTAGGAAGCATAGTTGCTAAAATTTCTGGAATGATAATGATATTGGCCTGTTGTTACGTAttcagaaaaagaagaaagaagttagAAGGTAATTGCTTAAATGttaaaatacattaattttcTCTTATGTGATGATACTGTTAAATGGTCATGTTCATTTTACTTAATAATTTACTCTCTTTAAGTTGTTGTTTGtcataattttcttttctttaaataataaatcatgTTATAACTTATAAGAAGATATGAGATTGTTGTTTCATCTGATCAAGAACAAATGAGTGTAAGTAGGTTGTTATTACATTTTGGTGAAAGAGATTCTGAATCATTTAAAAGAACATTGACATTGTAGCTTGTGCTTCTTTATTCATCTTGGTCAAAATTGATTATGATTCCTACATATGCAGGcattggttgagtcattggactTTATAATTGACACAGCATCTGGTAATCACCCTTTTGATCCTTACATGTTTCTTCTAAAAACATGTGGTGTCTTAGTCTTAGTTGGGGCTCCAAGTGAAATCAAAATTAAGCCCAGGAAGCCTTATTGGTGGTATGTTGCTTCTGAATTATGGAAAAAGAAATTGTTGTAATGACAAGCATTAATTTATATTGAAGCAATGAAACTTTAAATGTGCATTATTTATGGTTTACAGGGATGAGAAGCATTTTCGGAAGTGCTACAGGAGGCATGAAAGATACCCAAGAGATGATTGATTTGTGTGCTGAAAAGGAGATTTATCCAAATATAGAAGTGATTCCCATTGAATATGCTAATGAAGCTTTTGAAAGGATCATAAACAAAGATGTCAAGTATAGGTATGTGATAGACATTGAAATTTTCCTCAAGTAACAATGATAAACCAGCAGAATAATTAAAGTTCAGGACTGTTATGTATTTAGAGTTGAATAGTTTCTTATTAGTAATTAATGAGTAGAGTGAGAAATTTCAAATTCTGAATGCTACAGAAGAGAATAATAGTTGCTAAATTGGAAAAGTAAACATTTATTTAATATACATTAGAACTTAGAACAGGTCTAAAACAAAAGATTAAGTAGTTTCAAAATTTCACATTAGAACTTAGAATATAATTGGTATGAACCAATTCTTTGAAAAgcttaaactatttttttttttgtgactagagCTTAAACTATTATGTTAAGTTGCTTGTAATAGTTTGGAACATCTGTGCATTTGCTATAGTTTGTAATACTTTCATGTATTTagtgaatattattttttaatgttcttGTGATGCATTTCATTTGATCTTGATATATTGTTTTACAGCAAAAGGGGTTGTCATCATTGCTGTATGAGGATTGTAAGAACCGACTTAaccgctttaataaaataataatttaatcgtCCAAAATAGGTTTGAAAATATAGAAATcatatttcgaaaataaaaaggtgaaatttgatttcaatgaatttttctgagtggaAAATGTATCTGTTGCAAAAAATTGTTGTAAAAATACGTACCGGAGCTtaaaccggcagtaccggctctagtctgtccgCTATCGTATTTTGAGAAAATTAAGATTTTTGAaagttgatttattgttttgaaagcacaaaaataatttagaatcgaaagccgggtactaatcttaaaggttttcgCAAACGGGTTGGACTAAGCCTAAACCaagcccaaggcccaacatatatatgctcattaaatgagcatttcagctcatttcctCCCTAAATTAAAGAAGAGGGCGCAgcttgagagagaagagaggtgaCGGTTGGTCACTATTCACTCCTCTCTCcggtgaccataacttgagttacggagctccgattgacgagcggTTTGTGACCACACGTTGCTCTTGCCGAGCCCGTCATTTCTAGCTAAGTTTTGTAGGTAAGATCTCTAAAATCGCACTCTAGTTTTTAGCCCTATCATTTTCTCatttttgagttttgttttttagtagattttgtgattttgtttgtataggggtgatctagcattggaatattattgaattttgtccctaatctcgttgggtaaggtaaggtctcactaaacccttgtgtttagttatttttgtgaacCTTAGGTTTGATGTTTGTATGTtatgtgatgttagattgagttttggtatttgttggagttggtttgaggctttggatcgagcttggtggttttgtttttgtgtttggtgcattttgggaatcggccaaggtatagttttagttttctttaggtaatatataatgtttctggactcttaggctagttgaccctaagatagtattgaatgatgttggtgtgtgattaattatatgtatgtgaatttatgtttgatgatgaaGAGAATGATATGGAGTGTGGTAATATGTGATATATGCATTATGATAATAAAATGATGAGTAATAGTGTTGTTTATGattatgatgattttgatgaattatgatggtTATTGTTGATGTTTGGTGTTGAATGTTGATGAGAATTTGTAGTGTGTAGTGGTGGTGTTGTTGAATGATGAGAAGTATGAGGTTTGGTA is a window from the Arachis hypogaea cultivar Tifrunner chromosome 17, arahy.Tifrunner.gnm2.J5K5, whole genome shotgun sequence genome containing:
- the LOC112766733 gene encoding probable cinnamyl alcohol dehydrogenase 1 produces the protein MCLQALVESLDFIIDTASGNHPFDPYMFLLKTCGVLVLVGAPSEIKIKPRKPYWWDEKHFRKCYRRHERYPRDD